The Astyanax mexicanus isolate ESR-SI-001 chromosome 14, AstMex3_surface, whole genome shotgun sequence genome window below encodes:
- the tmem63c gene encoding calcium permeable stress-gated cation channel 1 has protein sequence MAALSDSMGTARPSFESWPMELDVLGMLDSRAEENSTVERCYRSHSRSSVLQGLPFGGVPTVLIINLIIWLFLLLVFSCLRKAAWDYGRLALLMENDSLTSLFYGEQSEKEKSPSESSPSDSETKDMGFCSWLASLYHMKDEEIRSKCGIDAVTYLAFQRHIILLMAVVCLLSLTIILPINLSGSLLDDSPQNFGRTTVANLPAQNTFLWLHSIFAFLYFVITVLCMAHHSSRLEYKEDEKVARTLMITNIPREISDPGLITKHLHEAYPSCTVTDICFCFDVQKLMKLDSDRRKAMKGRMYFTTKSQKDGRIMIKTHPCAQILCCDVCGFEQVDAEQYYSELEEKLTDEFNAEKNRITMKRLGIAFVTFRDERMTAVIVKDYNRTRCRRRLQQSSITTVVRSPQWGVRYAPAPNDIIWENLSVCGSRWWLRCVLLNIFLFLLLFFLTTPAIIVNTMDKFNVTRPVETLRNPVITQFFPTLLLWAFSVLLPFIVYYSAFFEHHWTKSSENQTTMHKCFLLLIFMVIILPSLGLSSLDFFFRWLFDTNFLDDKDVKFQCVFLPDNGAFFVNYVITSSLLGTAMELLRIPALLVYSLRLCFAKSKAERIHVKRSQAFEFQFGLEYAWTMCIFSVSMTYSITCPVIVPFGLLYLILKHMVDRYNIYYAYIPTKLSQHIHSAAISQVLVAPILCMFWLLFFSVLRFGPGQPITLFTFVTLLFSITFSFFGLCLKKLKPDRLTSYQMSDQTTEGAYSDTERSTASTVTTANLFIASVLLEPELGLTPMPSPAHQSYGAMGNSQGPDNDDEEATEKDLEETLETVLQDAPPDPCCSSPLMDSPVDYQ, from the exons ATGGCAGCGCTGTCTGACTCGATGGGTACGGCGAGGCCCTCGTTTGAGTCCTGGCCGATGGAGCTTGATGTGCTGGGGATGCTGGACTCTAGGGCAGAGGAGAACAGCACGGTGGAGAGGTGTTACCGCTCACACTCACGCAGCAGCGTTCTGCAGGGCCTGCCTTTTGGAGGAGTGCCCACTGTCCTCATCATCAACCTCATCATCTGGCTG TTTCTGTTGCTGGTTTTCTCCTGTTTGAGGAAAGCTGCGTGGGACTATGGGCGACTGGCTCTGCTGATGGAGAATGACAG cTTAACCTCCCTCTTCTATGGAGAacaaagtgagaaagagaagtcTCCTTCTGAGTCCAGCCCCTCAGACTCTGAGACCAAAGACATG GGCTTCTGCTCCTGGCTCGCATCTCTCTACCACATGAA GGATGAGGAGATTCGCAGTAAGTGTGGAATCGATGCGGTTACCTACCTGGCCTTCCAGCGCCACATCATCCTGCTGATGGCTGTGGTGTGTCTGCTCTCGCTAACCATCATCCTGCCCATCAACCTCTCCGGCAGCCTCCTGG ATGACAGCCCTCAAAATTTTGGTCGGACAACCGTGGCTAACCTGCCAGCACA gaacACCTTTCTGTGGTTGCACAGCATCTTTGCATTTCTGTACTTCGTGATTACAGTTCTGTGTATGGCCCACCACTCATCACGACTGGAATACAAAGAAGATGAGAAG GTTGCCAGAACATTAATGATTACCAATATACCTCGAGAGATTTCAGACCCAGGCCTGATCACCAAACACCTTCA TGAGGCCTACCCCAGCTGCACTGTCACAGACATCTGCTTCTGTTTCGACGTACAAAAGTTAATGAAGCTCGACTCAGAcag GCGGAAAGCAATGAAGGGGAGAATGTATTTCACTACTAAGTCTCAGAAGGATGGAAGGATTATGATAAAGACCCACCCATGTGCTCAGATCCTCTGCTGTGATGTATGTGGCTTTGAACAG GTTGATGCTGAACAGTACTACAGTGAATTAGAGGAGAAGCTCACCGATGAGTTTAATGCAGAGAAGAATCGCATCACCATGAAGAGACTGGGCATTGCCTTTGTCACCTTCAGAGATGAGAGGATGACTGCAGT CATTGTAAAGGACTACAACAGGACCCGTTGTCGTCGGAGACTGCAGCAGTCCAGCATCACTACAGTAGTGCGCTCACCCCAGTGGGGCGTTCGTTATGCTCCAGCTCCCAACGACATCATCTG GGAGAATCTATCAGTCTGTGGGTCTCGCTGGTGGCTGCGCTGTGTTCTTCTCAACATCTTCCTCTTCCTTCTGCTCTTCTTCCTCACCACCCCTGCCATCATTGTCAACACTATGGATAAGTTCAACGTCACTCGTCCAGTAGAAACTTTGCGG AACCCAGTGATCACCCAGTTCTTCCCCACCCTGCTCTTGTGGGCTTTCTCTGTGCTGCTGCCCTTCATCGTCTATTACTCCGCCTTCTTTGAGCATCACTGGACGAA GTCCAGTGAGAATCAGACCACCATGCACAAGTGCTTTCTACTTCTGATCTTCATGGTCATTATTCTACCTTCTCTTGGTCTATCCAG TTTGgattttttcttcaggtggctcTTCGACACAAACTTCTTGGATGATAAAGATGTGAAATTCCA atgtgTGTTCTTGCCTGATAATGGAGCATTTTTTGTGAACTATGTCATCACATCAAGTCTACTTGGCACAGCAATGGAGTTGCTGAGGATTCCTGCACTGTTGGTGTATTCACTGCGCCTCTGCTTTGCCAAGTCCAAGGCTGAGCGCATCCATGTTAAACGG AGTCAGGCCTTTGAGTTCCAGTTTGGGTTGGAGTACGCCTGGACCATGTGCATCTTTTCCGTCAGTATGACCTACAGCATTACCTGCCCCGTCATTGTACCATTCG ggttgttgtatctGATACTGAAGCACATGGTGGACCGATACAACATCTACTACGCTTATATTCCCACCAAGCTCAGCCAGCACATCCACTCTGCTGCTATCAGTCAGGTGCTGGTGGCGCCCATCCTCTGCATGTTCTGGCTGCTCTTCTTCTCAGTGCTCAGATTTG GTCCAGGTCAACCCATTACTCTCTTCACATTCGTAACTTTACTTTTCTCCATAACTTTCTCCTTCTTTGGCCTCTGCCTGAAAAAACTAAAGCCTGACAGACTAACAAGCTATCAG ATGTCTGATCAAACGACAGAAGGAGCCTACAGTGATACAGAGAGAAGCACTGCATCCACTGTGACCACTGCTAAT CTCTTCATAGCATCGGTCCTGTTGGAGCCAGAGCTAGGTCTGACCCCCATGCCCTCTCCTGCCCACCAGAGCTATGGCGCTATGGGAAACAGTCAGGGTCCAGACAATGATGACGAGGAGGCCACAGAGAAGGACCTGGAAGAGACTCTGGAGACAGTGCTCCAGGATGCTCCCCCAGACCCCTGTTGCTCCAGCCCACTTATGGACAGCCCTGTGGACTACCAATGA